The Chitinophaga niabensis genome segment AATGGGGCCACGGTATACATGTTCGAACTGAACCGTCTGGCTAACATCTACACCAAGGCCTTTACGGGTGAGACCTTTTTTTGTGGTGATGAGGATGGCGCCGTTGATGGCACGTGAACCATACAATGCAGTAGCGGCTGCACCTTTCAGTACAGATACGGTTTCAAAATCGTCCGGGTTAAAATTCTTCAACACGTTACCGAAGTTCACAGCATTATCTGCGTCTTCATTTTCGAAGATCACACCATCTATAATAAAGATGGGTTGGTCTTTACCATTCAGTGATTTGGCACCGCGGAGTACAATGCGATTTGCTGCCTGCGGACCTCCGGCGGCTCCGGAAATGTCCACCCCGGCTACTTTTCCCTGCAATGCAGCAACAGGGTTCACGGAGTTGGTGCGGGTCAGTTCGGAGCCTTTCAGTTCCGTCATGGCGTAACCGAGTTTGCGGGCTTCGCGTTTAATACCCAATGCTGTTACCACTACTTCATTCAGATTCTTGGAATCTTCTTTGAGTATAACAGCAAGCGGGCCATCTGCTACCTGTACTTCCTGGGCAGCATATCCCATAAATGAAAAGATAAGTGTGGCAGAAGCGGGCACATTGATTTTAAAAGACCCGTCTGCAGCGGTTAACACACCATTCTGCGTACCTTTTTCTTTAACGGTAACACCCGGTAAGAGGGTGCCGTTTACATCCTTGACCGTACCGGCAACTGCTTTTTTCTCCTGTGCCCAAACGTGGGGGGCAAAGCAGAAAGTCAGTAACGTGGCGAGAAGAACAATCCTGCGCATAGCTTCCTTAGATTTTAATTGTGAATGCGTGATCAATAGACAATAGTTATCCATTACTGGTTGATAGCTGATGTTTAAGCATCCGCTGCAAGTCAATACAATTTCATACCGTGACGCGGTGATTTGCGCACAGTCCACATACAGGTTGATAAATGGGAGTGATTAGATTGCTACCTGAATCTTTTTCTTTGTTTCCGTACTACGTTGTCCCTGAAACCTGCTAATAAAACGATTTAGCATTCTACCAATAAAAAAAACCTGCGATCACCAACCTCAACACTTTCAATTAACACGCACAGATTTGGTTCAGAAAAACGAACGCATGCAAACTAGCAAATCTTGTTAAAGGAGCAAAAGAAAATTTAACTTTTTTTTGATGATGTGTTAAGATGTACATCACATTTTGCAAAATAACATCATCGCATGAGAATATTATATAGGCTTCCACGTGATGCATCAACAAAAAAAATATTGCTTTGTGTGCGCAATAAAATGTGCCGTAAATAAAAAGGACCGGCATTGCTGCCAGTCCCTTTTACAGTATCTAAATTATGTATTACCCGGCTACCACTTTCACTCTTTTGCTGCAGCTTTCTCTTTTAATAAGTGTAGCGGGCAGCACTACCTGGTTTAGCTGGTGATTATTATCATTGAGTTCATTCATGAGCACCTGGATCAGGTTGCGGGCAATATCATGGATGGGTTGTGCCACACAGGTGATACTTGGTGTGTGAAGCCGGAAAAGATCGTGATCATCAAAGCTCACAAGCGCAATGTCCTCTCCTATTGTCATGCCCAATTGTTTTATGCTTTCGATGCCGTAAACGCCGAGGTAGTTGGTAGCGAAGAAAATGGCATCCAGGTCCGGGATGGTTTTGATGAAATCCGAGATCTGGTCCACCGCCTGTTCCCGGGTACCGGAAAAAGGGATCTTTTTGAGCATTTTGCGGGGGAAGTTGGCCTGGTGTGCTTTCATGGCTGCGGTAAATCCGTTGAGCCGTTCCTTCATCTGGATCTGTTCAGAGGTGGTGGTCACCAGTGCTATTTTACTATATCCGAGCTTCAGGAGATATTCTGCAACATCATATCCTCCCTGGAAATTGTCTACCATCACATAATTGGTAGGGATCTGGGGAAGATAACGGTCCATCAGCACCATGGGCTTCCGGGCGTTCTTGAGCATTTCTATCTCCTTATCCAGGTTGGGCGTGGGGGTGATGATATATCCATCCACCTGGCGGTATTCCAATACTTCCAGGAGGCCTTTGGCTTTGGCGAGATTGTCTTCCGTGCTGCCGTACAGTACCTTATAACCGAATTTATCCGCTTCTTCCTCCACGATCTTGGCCACATTGGCAAAGAAGTTGTTGGCGATGTCTTCCACGATAAGGCCGATGGTTTTGGTTTTGCCGGTGCGCAGGCCTCTTGCCAGCTGGTTTGGCTTATATTTCAGTTTGGCAGCCAGTTTCAGGATCTTTTTGCTCACCTGCTCACTGATCCGCTTTTCCTTGGCTTTGCCATTGAGGACAAAGGAGACCGTTGTGGGAGATACCCCTGCCTGTTTTGCAATATCTTTGATTGATATACCTTTCATGTGAGTTTATAGGTCGTGCTTAATCGATTTAGCACAGACAAGGTACGGAAAAAAACATAAAACCAAAAAGAATTTGGGGGCTAGATACCCTTAGATGGGGGCTTGAGCGGGAAAAACCCTTCCCGGGAAGCCCGGGATTGCCAGCCGGAAAAAAAGTTTACAATATTCTGAAGATATTAGGCCGGACTAGTATTTTTTTAACTTAAATTTAATAATTTGGCAAAATAGAATTTAAAATGGCAGAATTCCGTTGCCAGCTTTTTCATAGGACTAAAACAATCAAGGAAGCAATATGAAACCCATTCTGATAAAAGTGGGAGCCTTTGCCGACAACCAGATCACTATTATTGAACGTTGTGATCCGCATTTTAATACGCCTTTCCATTTTCATCCCGAATGTGAACTGGTGTATGTTACCGAGAGTCATGGTAAGCGGATCGTGGGGGACAGCATTGAAAGCTTTGACGTAGGAGATATGGTATTCCTCGGGCCTAATATTCCACATGTGTGGTATAACGACGAGGGGTATCATAAAAATGACGAATCGCTGAAGGCACGCTCCGTGGTGATCTATTTCCCTAAGGACATCTTTGGCGACAAATTTTATGGTTTACCGGAAACCAAGGCCCTTACCGACCTTTTTCATCGTGCCCAACGTGGGATGAAGATCATTGGCAATACGCAGGAGACTTTGCGTAGTGAGATATTGTCCCTTCCTAAAAAAGAGGGGTTGGAGCGGATCATTGCTTTGCTGCAGATCCTGAAAACCCTTTCTGAAACGAAGGATTGTTATTACCTGGCCAGTACGGGGTATTCACATGCTTATAATGTAAAAGATAATCATAAGATAGATGAGGTATTCAAATATGTGATGAACAACTTCTCCAAGGAGATCTCCCTGCAGGATGTTGCGAGTATCACTAATCTGTCGCCACAGTCTTTCTGCCGCTTTTTCAAGAACAGAACGAAGAAGTCTTTTGTGCAGTTCCTGAATGAAGTGAGGATCGGGCATGCTTGCAAGCGGTTGACGGAGGAGGATTGGTCTATTGCTGAGATTGCGTATTCGTGCGGGTTTAAGAACCTCTCGAACTTTAACCGGTTCTTTAAGGAGATAGTAGGCAAAACGCCGAAGGAGTATAAGAATGAATTGCGGTTAAAGGAGAATTAGCATTTATCAACCAAAGATAGAAGGCGTAGCATGATAATGCTGCGCTTTTTTTTGCAGAAGCCTTGCCGCGCAGCAGCGGGCGGAGGGTTTTCTTTTTTGGAGGAGGGGCGTTTTTTTATTACCAGGAGCGGGTAACCGGTAAAAAAAGATATTCCTTGTTTATTGAAAAATAGCGAACAAGCCGTTGAAGTGAGTGACACAACGGCGGCTGAGGAATGAACAAAAGCTGACTACATAAAAATTATCCTTGCACTTAAATAAATAAAGCCGGCCCAAAAGGGCCGGCCGTTCATAGTTAGATGAGCTATGTCTATTTATTGTTATGGTTTGTCCCACCAGAGACGGGTTCCCCCGTTATCCGGACCACCTAGTAAAGTAATGGCTCTTTCAACACCTTTCGCGTTTGTGGCATACTCAGGGATCACGAAATTGATGCGGCGAACAAATGTGGCAGTAGGAATTTTTCCTCCGCTGTTGTTCACTACTACCGGGAATAGTTTAGGATAACCGGTACGGCGGAATTCCGTCCATGCCTCCTGCCCTTCCGGGAACATCGCGATCCATTTTTGCGTGATGATGCGCTCCAGCTTTCTTGCAGGGGCATCTCCTTCTTCCCAACGGATAGTAACCGTGCTGAGATAAGGATCTCCGGCTGGTACGTTGTTGGCTGCATTTTTCAGATCTGTATATGGTGCTGCTTTGCTTGTATTATCCAAAAGGTAAGCTGCCGCCTGGCCTCCAATAGCATATTGATCAAAAGAGGTTTTTACACCATTCTCATAATTGGTGGCAGCTGATCCTGCACCTGCCCAGCCATTTAAAGCAGCTTCCGCTTTCAGGAACCATACTTCTGCAGCAGTCATTAACTGCATCTTTGAAGGGAAAGTTGCCAGCCTGGAATAATCTTCATACATCTTGGAAGGCAATGCAATACCTGTTCTTACACCTTTGTAACCATCGGGTTTAGCCACAGCGGTTTTGAAGTATAATTTGATCCGTGGATCGTTGTACCCTGTGAGGATAGATTCCATGGGAGCCCCCATCCTGATATCGTTCCAGCTATCGCTGAAAGCGTTGTAGGGATGTTCAACGGGTGCAATGTTGATGCGTGCATCATCAGCAGGTACTGTCATCAGTCCAACAGGGTTTGACAATGCGGCTTCTCCTTCCAGTTTCGCTTTTGCGGGATCCACTTTTGCGATGCGGATAGCGAGGCGTAAACGCAGGGAATTGGCAAATTTGATCCATGGTTTGTATGACCCGTCGTACATGAGATCAAATTTGGAGAAGGGTTTCAGCGGATCATTCGCCAATGGTGTTAAAGTAGTGATGGCTGAATTGAGGTCTGCGAAAAATGCATAGTAGGCATCTTTCTGAGAATCATAATCGATGCTTTTATCTGGATTAATAACACCAAATTTGGTGTAGATAATCGGGCCGTACACATCACTTATACGATGCATGGTAGCCACTTTCAGGATCAGTAACCAGGCTTTGAAATCAGCGAATTCATTACCGGCTACTTTCATGATACGGCTGGCGATGGGCATTACAGCAATGTTTGGCGCATCGATGTAAGAACCATAAGCGCATCCCCACATTACCTGGTTCCAGCCATCTATGAGGTTATAGGTAGAATTGTTGTTACCGAAGTTTCCGAATGGACCGGGAACACCCATATAACCGGAGAAGATATCTCCCTGCAGGTTCTGTTGTACCTGCATTACCCAACCTGGTTGTACGGCGAATATGTTGAATTGTATCTGGCGGAATGGTTCACCGACTAATCTGAAATCTGCTTTCAGTTCGTCTCTGGTCATTCCGTATGGATTTGTATTGATACGCTCGAAATCTTTTGTACAGGAACCGAGCAAAATGCTACTCAATCCTGCTATAGCCAGACTCCGGGTAAGTTTGTATTTAAACGTTCTCATCATTGTAAGTTTTTTGTTGTCAATACTTCTCTTATAGTCCTACTTTCAGGCTTGCTCCGAAACTGCGTGTGGCAGGCTGGCCAAAAACATCTATACCTTGTAAGGTGTTGTTACCACCAGCACTTACTTCGGGATCAAATGGCGCATCATTCTTGAAGAAGAACAGGTTGCGGCCAATGATGCCGATCTGCAGGTTACGGATGTGTTTGGATTTAACGGGTATCCTATAGCTGAGTGCCAATTCGCGTAAACGGATATTAGTTGCATCGTACATGTAGAATTCGCCTACACCTGCGCGGCCACCGATGGCCTGATAGAATTTCTTGGCGTCCAGTTTGCCGGTGAAAGGTTTACCATCCTGCGTTACTGCATTCAGGCTTACACCTCCGTTATCTCTTGCCTGTGCGGTAGCTTCGCTTACGCCGTAACCATCCAGGATGGCTTGTGTCATGCTCATTACTTTACCGCCAAAACGGCCATCGATCAGGAAGCTGAGTGAGAAACCTTTGTAGTCGAAGGTGTTGTTCCAGCCAAGGTTGAATTTGGGATTGGGATTACCTACCACATAAAAACTACTGTTAGCATTGGCAGCAACACTATCCTCTACATTATCTCCGGCAGCATTCAGGATGAAGGCACCTTGTGCGTTACGACGAAGGGTACGATTAGTGTAGATATCACCCCACGCGCCACCTTCCTGGATAAAGGAACCATACATATTGGAACCGAACTGTGTTAACTGAAAACGGGCGGTAGCATCTGCTCCTGCAATGTTTTCGTCAGACAGTTTGATAACGGTGTTTTTATTGGTGGAAAAGTTGATGTTTGAGGTCCAGGTGAAATCTTTGCTTTTTACCGGCACTACGGTTACCATGGCTTCAATCCCCTTGTTCTGGATATTACCCATGTTCACATAATATACCTGGTAGCCACTGGCGGGTTGTGCCCCAACCTCCATGTATTGTTTGAAGTTGTTGTTCTTGTAAAAGGTGAGGTCGAGAGAAAGCCTGTCATTCAGCAAGCGTACATCAAGGCCGGCTTCGATGGAACGGTTATCTTCCGGTTCCAGGAAAGTGCCTGGGTATGGTGCACGGAGGTTGGAGTTCAATTCATGACGGCCACCTACGATCTGCATGTTAAAGTCCGATGGGCGGGAGAAATAAGGTTGTACTTCGTTACCTACTCTTGCATAAGAGAACCTTACTTTAGCAAAGTTGATGGCTTCCGGGAGTTTCACCATTTCACTGATCACAGCCGTAACACCTGCTGAGTAGTAGAAGTAACCGCTCTTTTCTTTCGGTGTGAATGCGAGTGTGCTGGACCAGTCGTTACGACCTGTAATGTCCAGGAAGAGATAGTCGTTGAGACCTAATTGCACGTTACCAAAAACTGCTTGTGTTTGTTTCTGATCCACACTCCTGATCTGTGTTAAAGCAGTGGGATCGATATTGGTTAACTGGAATTTGTTGGCATATACCAATCCGGGATTGGAACTCCAGTTCACATCGGAAAGTACTCTGTCGTGCGCTTTCAGATCTGTGATGCTGGAACCCAGGTTACCACTGATACTCAGACGCTCGCTGAGTTTTTTATTGGCAGAGAGAATTACATCACCATACAACTGGGTGTTAAACTCTCTTTCATAAGTATAACGGCCATTGGTGGGTGCGAGTGTAGCTTGTGTGCTGGCAAAGGCTTTCAGTTCATACTCGTCGTAACTTTTATCAAAGCTACCACGCGCCTGTACGCTTAACCAATCCAGCAGCTGGTATTTGAGGGAGAGAGAAGCCATACCACGGTTACGCATTTCCGTCCGCTGGTTCCTGTTCAGGATCCAGTATGGGTTCTGCTGGTCCGCGTCACCTGCCCATCCTTTTTCGCTGTTGATGTTCCACCAGTCCTGCAGTGGCATGTTCCTTCCTTTATCGAAGTATTCGTATGTTTTATACTTATCGAAATCAATACCGCGGGGCAATAAGTACAAGCCGGTGAGCGGGTTGAAATAAAGCCCTACACCCGGCCTGTTCCTTGCGTTCTGTGCGAGGAAGGTGATGTTTGCATCTACCGTTAATTTATCGTTGAGCAGCTTCAGGGTTTCGCGGAAATTGAAGGTATGCCTGTTGAGCTTTGCAGTAGGAATGATGCCTTTGCTGCTGGTATTGGAGTAGGAGAAATAGGACTGAGCAATTTCGTTACCGCCGCTGAGTGCAATACTATTGGTATAAGTTGAACCTGTGTTGAAAAAATCTTTTGCGTGTTCCTTTGCGTTGGAAATTTTAGGGCCCCAGCTCTGGTTGTCGCCAGGCCCTGAGCCTCCGGGTGTTTGACCGTACCTGTATTGCAGATCAGGTAATAAGAATGGTGATTCGAAAGTAGCGTCTGAAGAAAAGTCGATCCTGGTTCTTCCTGCGCGGCCTTTTTTGGTGGTGATGATGATCACACCATTTGCGGCCTGGCTTCCATATAAAGCAGCTGCAGAAGCACCTTTCAGGATATTGATGGTTTCAATATCGTCCGGATTGATATTGGAGATACCGTCTCCACCATCACGGCCGGCGCCACTCTGGATATCAGAAGACTGGCCGAATGAGTTGGCTGGCTGGGAAGGAGAAAAGTTGGCTAATGGCACCCCGTCTATGATGTACAGGGGTTGATTTTCGCGGGTGGATTTGTTACCGCGCATGATCACGCGGGCGGTTCCGCCAAGGCCTGAGGCACTGCGGCCAATTGTTACACCGGCAGCTTTACCAGCCAGGCTGTTGATCACGTTCACATCTTTCACGCGGGAAAGATCTTCGTTGTTCAATTGTTGGGTAGAGTAAGTGAGTTCTTTGGATTTACGTTGAATACCCAAAGCGGTTACAACAAATTCACTGAGGGAACGGCTGTTCTCTTCCAGAACTACGTCATATACGTCACCACTACCAACAGCTACTTCCTGACTGGTAAACCCCAAAAAACGAAATACCAGGATGTCGCCGGGATTGGCGGTTAATACAAAATTGCCGTTGGCCTGGGTTTGGGTACCCCTGTTAGTGTTTTTGATCACAACTGTTACGCCGGGAAGGCCGGCACCTTTCGCGTCCTTTACAGTACCGCGGATCTCTTTTTCAGCTAAATTGCCACCGTTCATCAGGGTAACGGTAGTTAACGATCCGTTATGTTGTTCCTGATTTACTATGATTTTACTGTTTTTTCTCGTAAATTTCAGTCCGGTTTGTTCCGCGAGCAGTGCCAGCACCTCATCAATGGGTTGCTTCACACAGTTCAGGTTAATCTTCTTTTTGAGATTCAGATCGGATTTGTCGTAATGGAAACTGAGCCCTGTTTTCGAGGAAATTTCAGTAAACACCTCTTCCATGTTCTTATTCCTGACCTGGATGGTGAGACTGACGTTTTTAGTATCCTGCGACTCGGCATTAGCACTGGCGGTGTAAGGAGCCGCCAGTGTAATGGCCAACGCAAGAGTCACTAGTGATAGAAGGCGTAAGCATTTTTTCATACATCTAGTTTTTGCATTTAAGGAAAATTGTGTCGTTCTTGATCGTGTAGCTTATGTTTTTAGTTAAACAAATGGTTTCTATAATTTCCTGCAGATTCTCATCTTTAAAGAAGCCCGTGTAATTCCACTCTTTCGCTTCACATTCGTTGATCACGGTTACGTTGTACCTGTTCTCTATTTCATTCACCAGTTCATCATAGCTGGCATCTTTGAACACGAGGAATCCGTGTTTCCATCCTACGATATCGTCTTCTTTCTCAAAGGTGGTCTTAGCCATGCTGAGTGATACCTTGTCGTAACTCAAACGTTCGCTGGGGTTCAATATCACGGGGGCTTCACTCTTTGCGTGATCTATTTTCACTTTACCGGTGAGCAATGCCACGGTGATCTTCTTTTCTCTTGAATAAGCCCTGATGTTAAAGGAGGTACCTAATGCAGTGGTGGCGATATCTCCGCTGTGTACCACAAAAGGATGTGCGGGGTCTTCGGCTACTTTGAAAAAGGCTTCTCCCTCATCCAGGTAAATGCTGCGGGTTTTGCCGGAGAATTTTTCAGGATAACGGACCCTTGAGGAGGAATTGACGATGATGGTGGAACCATCTGCCAGTACAACCTTTTCTGTGGAACCCTTAGTGGTGGAGACTTCTACGTAGCCATTCCGGATCACCTTGTTTGCTTTTACCACAGCAGATTGTACGGCTGGATGGAGTGGGTTTACAGGATGACTGGCAGGCATAGATCTGTATAGTAAGGTAAATGCTATCACTCCTGTGATCATGGCAGCGGCGCCGGTATATATCCAGGGGCGCCAGTTCCTTTTGCGGACGGGCATTTCCACGATCGGTGTATTGATCTGGTCGTGGATGCGCATCCGGACCTCTTCCAGTTGTTCCTTGAGGAAATCGTCTTCGATCATGGCGGACCGGTGCTGATTGATGCTCGCAAACCATTGCTCGATGATCTTGATCTCTTCGGCAGTACACTTGTTTTGTGTATACCTTTCCAGGACTTTTTTGATCTGTTCAATATCCACTGCGGTAGTTTTTTAGTTGGTGATATAAAGGGAGTCGCGCGAGTGGATGGGAAGTACCATCTGTTTTTAAAATAAATGGAGGGGGTTGATCTTGAAGGGGTTGGAGGAAGGGGTTGGAGTTTGCCGCGCAGAAGAGGGCGGAGTTTTTTTCTTTTTGGGGAGAGAGTTCTTTTGAAGAAGGGGGTTGACTTTGAAGGGGTTGCTTTTGAAGGAGTTGGAGAATGGGTTTAGCGCCTGCCGCGCAGAAGAGGAGGCGTTTTTCCTTTTTAAAGTATAGAAAGAATAACGGCTACCATCAGCAGGTCCGTTTGAGTGTAGTGGGTGCGCAGGATCTTCAGGGCTTTGGTGATCTGGTTCTTCACGGTTTGTT includes the following:
- a CDS encoding LacI family DNA-binding transcriptional regulator: MKGISIKDIAKQAGVSPTTVSFVLNGKAKEKRISEQVSKKILKLAAKLKYKPNQLARGLRTGKTKTIGLIVEDIANNFFANVAKIVEEEADKFGYKVLYGSTEDNLAKAKGLLEVLEYRQVDGYIITPTPNLDKEIEMLKNARKPMVLMDRYLPQIPTNYVMVDNFQGGYDVAEYLLKLGYSKIALVTTTSEQIQMKERLNGFTAAMKAHQANFPRKMLKKIPFSGTREQAVDQISDFIKTIPDLDAIFFATNYLGVYGIESIKQLGMTIGEDIALVSFDDHDLFRLHTPSITCVAQPIHDIARNLIQVLMNELNDNNHQLNQVVLPATLIKRESCSKRVKVVAG
- a CDS encoding AraC family transcriptional regulator is translated as MKPILIKVGAFADNQITIIERCDPHFNTPFHFHPECELVYVTESHGKRIVGDSIESFDVGDMVFLGPNIPHVWYNDEGYHKNDESLKARSVVIYFPKDIFGDKFYGLPETKALTDLFHRAQRGMKIIGNTQETLRSEILSLPKKEGLERIIALLQILKTLSETKDCYYLASTGYSHAYNVKDNHKIDEVFKYVMNNFSKEISLQDVASITNLSPQSFCRFFKNRTKKSFVQFLNEVRIGHACKRLTEEDWSIAEIAYSCGFKNLSNFNRFFKEIVGKTPKEYKNELRLKEN
- a CDS encoding RagB/SusD family nutrient uptake outer membrane protein is translated as MMRTFKYKLTRSLAIAGLSSILLGSCTKDFERINTNPYGMTRDELKADFRLVGEPFRQIQFNIFAVQPGWVMQVQQNLQGDIFSGYMGVPGPFGNFGNNNSTYNLIDGWNQVMWGCAYGSYIDAPNIAVMPIASRIMKVAGNEFADFKAWLLILKVATMHRISDVYGPIIYTKFGVINPDKSIDYDSQKDAYYAFFADLNSAITTLTPLANDPLKPFSKFDLMYDGSYKPWIKFANSLRLRLAIRIAKVDPAKAKLEGEAALSNPVGLMTVPADDARINIAPVEHPYNAFSDSWNDIRMGAPMESILTGYNDPRIKLYFKTAVAKPDGYKGVRTGIALPSKMYEDYSRLATFPSKMQLMTAAEVWFLKAEAALNGWAGAGSAATNYENGVKTSFDQYAIGGQAAAYLLDNTSKAAPYTDLKNAANNVPAGDPYLSTVTIRWEEGDAPARKLERIITQKWIAMFPEGQEAWTEFRRTGYPKLFPVVVNNSGGKIPTATFVRRINFVIPEYATNAKGVERAITLLGGPDNGGTRLWWDKP
- a CDS encoding SusC/RagA family TonB-linked outer membrane protein, which gives rise to MKKCLRLLSLVTLALAITLAAPYTASANAESQDTKNVSLTIQVRNKNMEEVFTEISSKTGLSFHYDKSDLNLKKKINLNCVKQPIDEVLALLAEQTGLKFTRKNSKIIVNQEQHNGSLTTVTLMNGGNLAEKEIRGTVKDAKGAGLPGVTVVIKNTNRGTQTQANGNFVLTANPGDILVFRFLGFTSQEVAVGSGDVYDVVLEENSRSLSEFVVTALGIQRKSKELTYSTQQLNNEDLSRVKDVNVINSLAGKAAGVTIGRSASGLGGTARVIMRGNKSTRENQPLYIIDGVPLANFSPSQPANSFGQSSDIQSGAGRDGGDGISNINPDDIETINILKGASAAALYGSQAANGVIIITTKKGRAGRTRIDFSSDATFESPFLLPDLQYRYGQTPGGSGPGDNQSWGPKISNAKEHAKDFFNTGSTYTNSIALSGGNEIAQSYFSYSNTSSKGIIPTAKLNRHTFNFRETLKLLNDKLTVDANITFLAQNARNRPGVGLYFNPLTGLYLLPRGIDFDKYKTYEYFDKGRNMPLQDWWNINSEKGWAGDADQQNPYWILNRNQRTEMRNRGMASLSLKYQLLDWLSVQARGSFDKSYDEYELKAFASTQATLAPTNGRYTYEREFNTQLYGDVILSANKKLSERLSISGNLGSSITDLKAHDRVLSDVNWSSNPGLVYANKFQLTNIDPTALTQIRSVDQKQTQAVFGNVQLGLNDYLFLDITGRNDWSSTLAFTPKEKSGYFYYSAGVTAVISEMVKLPEAINFAKVRFSYARVGNEVQPYFSRPSDFNMQIVGGRHELNSNLRAPYPGTFLEPEDNRSIEAGLDVRLLNDRLSLDLTFYKNNNFKQYMEVGAQPASGYQVYYVNMGNIQNKGIEAMVTVVPVKSKDFTWTSNINFSTNKNTVIKLSDENIAGADATARFQLTQFGSNMYGSFIQEGGAWGDIYTNRTLRRNAQGAFILNAAGDNVEDSVAANANSSFYVVGNPNPKFNLGWNNTFDYKGFSLSFLIDGRFGGKVMSMTQAILDGYGVSEATAQARDNGGVSLNAVTQDGKPFTGKLDAKKFYQAIGGRAGVGEFYMYDATNIRLRELALSYRIPVKSKHIRNLQIGIIGRNLFFFKNDAPFDPEVSAGGNNTLQGIDVFGQPATRSFGASLKVGL
- a CDS encoding FecR family protein, which gives rise to MDIEQIKKVLERYTQNKCTAEEIKIIEQWFASINQHRSAMIEDDFLKEQLEEVRMRIHDQINTPIVEMPVRKRNWRPWIYTGAAAMITGVIAFTLLYRSMPASHPVNPLHPAVQSAVVKANKVIRNGYVEVSTTKGSTEKVVLADGSTIIVNSSSRVRYPEKFSGKTRSIYLDEGEAFFKVAEDPAHPFVVHSGDIATTALGTSFNIRAYSREKKITVALLTGKVKIDHAKSEAPVILNPSERLSYDKVSLSMAKTTFEKEDDIVGWKHGFLVFKDASYDELVNEIENRYNVTVINECEAKEWNYTGFFKDENLQEIIETICLTKNISYTIKNDTIFLKCKN